One window of Oncorhynchus kisutch isolate 150728-3 linkage group LG25, Okis_V2, whole genome shotgun sequence genomic DNA carries:
- the LOC109870318 gene encoding intraflagellar transport protein 140 homolog, translating into MWPGCVWRTWIMPGQCGHYGRPRPSLNWRLAVAVLALQLGMLEDAEKLYKIRGRFNLLNKFYQASGQWKQAVETAETHDHIHLRTTY; encoded by the exons ATGTGGCCCGGGTGTGTCTGGAGAACATGGATAATGCCAGGGCAGTGCGGGCACTACGGGAGGCCGAGACCAAGCCTAAACTGGAGGCTGGCAGTGGCGGTACTGGCCCTGCAGCTGGGCATGCTG GAGGATGCAGAGAAGCTGTATAAGATCCGTGGGCGCTTCAACCTCCTGAACAAGTTCTACCAGGCATCAGGCCAGTGGAAGCAGGCGGTGGAGACCGCAGAGACCCACGATCACATCCACCTCAGGACCACCTACTAA